DNA sequence from the Phocoena sinus isolate mPhoSin1 chromosome 9, mPhoSin1.pri, whole genome shotgun sequence genome:
TAAAATTCTATTATAAAGAACCCTACCATACTAGCTCTTCTGAAATTTTATCAGGGGCTGTAGTAACTGGGCCTACTGTCTGGGCTGTGTAGTTCTCCTAGATTCGTAAAATGTTAGAGCCAAAAGAGTTCTTAAAGATTACatggtttagggacttccctagcagtccagtggttaggactttgcacttccattgcagggggcccaggttcaatccctggttggggaactaagatcccgcaagctgcgagGCACGGCCAAGAAAAAGTTTATATGGTTCGGCCTTAAAGATTTCATGGTCCCCTCGTCAGCTACTGAATATGAATCCCCAGGGATGACTTGCCCAGGCTCACGTGGCCAGGACTCAGTCGTGACTTTTGTTTCCAAGATCACTGCTATGCACTTTATATATGCTGTATGTGTAAAATTTTGTTGTGGCTGTGATGATGGTTATAGTGAAATTGAGTGACATTGAGTTTGTAGCTAGAAATGGATATTGTGCCGGGTGTGTTCCACTTGCTCCTTCTGTCTTCTCCAGGCAAGCAAGCCCACTGCTCATGCAGGTGATAAAAGGTAAAGGCCCAGTTGCTCAGGCAGGTCAGTACCAGCTCAGGCAGCTCCTGTTTCCTGCACTGTACACTGATGTCCTGCTGAAGCTCCTGATGAGATTGGTGGCAAAAGGTACCCGGGTCAGCCTCTTCTACAGAATAGTTCTCGAAGCAAGTGGAACCAAGATGACTTCTGTACCTTCCCTTTATTAGGTAATCCGTTGTGGTGTTTACACTCAAGTTTCCATAGGAGACTTAGTAAACTTACAAATTAATGTGTTAAAATTTGACACTTAATATTCTGTTGCCATCAATAATTCTTTCACTGCCTACCTTTCCATTTATGAAGGTACATCTGTCCATCTACCAGGCTACACACTAAAACTGACTTAGAATGTACTTTTAGCTACTcaataggaaggaagaaaaggtcaTCCTAAATGTCTGTCTTGCTTTAGGCAGAGGAGAAGGGTGGTACTGCATCTGCTGAAATAATGTTTACAGTTTATCTCCATATGGAGGCTTTTCTATAAAAAATCAAACCAGGATTCAAGGGTCACTATAAACTTAGCTTAGACCCAATGGTCTAGAAATAATAGTTGCTTCCATTCCTTCATGCCAGATGTAGTTCTGAGGGCTTTATGTGCTAActcatttaatctatttaatccattttacaaatgaggatactgaggcacagTTCAAATAAGTAGTCTGCCCAGACTCACAGCAAGTAAATAAATGGTAGAACTATGAGTCAGACCAAGCAagtttggctccagagcctgagttcctcaagcactgtgccagttTTTCAAACTGCAGATTGAAACCCATTAGTGGGTAGTAAAATCAGTctcaaccattttttaaaatgtagaatagaatataaaagaaaatgtaacataagttttcataaaacttttgtattatttatgtacgtatgtatacgtacacacacacactagatcacaatgtaaaattatttcttagaGTAGGTAGGTCATGATCAAAAAGCTTTACACCATCTACCTCACTCAGACCTACAGCCAGCCaatcaggatttgaacctcaGTTCTCTTAACTTGTAGCTTGAGCAAGTTACCTATCTACAGCTCAacttactcatctataaaatggaaagaatatgagGAGGGTGGAGGCCTATTCCTTGGGCCGGGACAATTTCTGTATCAGTGCAAACTGATTTCACAGCCCAGGTATGGAAAAGAGGATCCAGCATGTGGAGGCCACACTGGCCAACTTTAGAAGACTGCTAGttttaaagttatcttttaaTTCAAGTCAAGGAACTCTGATAGATTTCTAAGGAAAAAAGCTAATGGGATTATCCTACTTGAGCTCACTGTTACAGATTGTATTCCTTCCCGAAACAACTTTCATCGATCTGATCGGGGCGGGGGTGGCAGGGGGTGGCGGCAGTGGagaacaacaaacaaatgaaacctaAAAAGTACACAGAGATCTAATGTTCTTTTAAAGACCATAAATATTTATCAGGTGAGACAGCACACTCCTACACAGGTGAGTAAACACAAAACCAAGGAGCGCCTCAGACACCCTGTGCAACAGGCTCAGGACTGCTGGAGCTGGCAACGGGGAGCGTGAAACTGTTCCACTTAGCTTTTGTTGCCATTATGCCCACTCTAACACCCAGGGAGAACCAAAGAGGGGGTGTGAAAAACCTAAGAACTAGGAACTCGAATTGGACCACCCCCTGCCTAGAGCCTGTCAGAAGCTTTCTCACCGCATTTAACATAAAATCTAAACCTGCAACCATGACCTATTATCTCATCTagtcccaccctctcctcccctgctgGAACCCCACTGGACTTTCTGTCCCTTAAACATGGTGACCTTGGTCCCTCCCTGGACCTTGGTTCTCGCTATTCCTTGTCCCTGGGGCGCTCTTCCTTCAGACCCCGCACAACTGGTTCCTGCTACTTGTTCAGGTTTCAGCTCAGATGTCTTCCCCGCCCACCAAAAAGATCAGCATCAACCATCTCTAGCACCCAGTGTTATTTCCTTCACAGCAATTAGTAAATCTCACTTATCTACTTGTCTGCCCTTCCTAAAATCTACGTTCTCATCTGTCTTGTTTAGCATGGTATTCCCAACACCTAGGTGGTCAAAAacctaaattaaaaatatgaatagttATGCTTCTGGGCAAGTCATTAAGCCActctactgcatttttttttttttttgcagtacgcgggcctctcactgttgtggcctctcccgttgcggagcacaggctccggcggccatggctcacgggcccagccgctccgtggaacgtgggatcttcccggaccggggcacgaacccgtgtcccctgcatcggcaggcggactctcaaccactgcgccaccagggaagcccctctactgcatatttttatctgtagataaaagaaaattctgtCCTACCTCCTCTCAGAATTGTGATGCTACAGAAGGttgaaaaatacttttgaaacaaatttttgaaaaactacATCATCCTATTTCACCCTTATCTCACATTCCTCTGGTCCCTAAGAATTCCTAGTTAGACGCGTGTCTTAAGAGTTCCACAAATGGTGACTCAACACAATGCCCAGCCCACAAGAGGTACATAAACACAACAGATGGACCACACCGACTTCTAACCTCTGTATACTTGGGCAAGAATACACTAGCAGTAGAGAAATGGCACGAGTTTCACATAAACTGTCAGTGTACATACGACTAAGACATCAGCTAAGGAGGTAGGCAGTATGGCACTGTAGTTAAGCGTGGGGTCAGACCTAATGTCATCACTCATCAGTGTGTGACCCCTAAGCAAGTTACTTCATTTCCTTGAACCTCGATGTCCTCACTGATAAATGGCACTAAGGCTTATCTGTCGACACCATGGGGTACCCAAGAAGACCCACCAAAAGGGCTTATAACCAGTTAGCACAGCAGTTGGGAGCACAGGAAATAATCCATAAAGGGTGGTTGTCATTACCAGAAATATCCATAACTCAGTTCCTCATTCTTGACCAAAACTTTAATTTACAACTTAATATACAATATGATGTCTGTAACTTCTTGAAATTCTCACCTGGCTCCTGcaaggaaacaaaagtgaaaagctttaagaacttttattttcaataattcaaATCCATCATTCTTGTTCATTCAGTTATTCAAGCATTCATTGAGCATCAGTCATGTGAGTAGCCTTGCAGAAGAGTCAAATCACCTTGCAGATTTCTCAAAGGGTTTACAGTCTAGCCGTTAAAATGTTAATGACTATGTACAGGAATACTGGAAATTATGTAAGAAAATAGGAAGAGGCTAGTGCTGGCAGAGCCGTTAACACTAGGGAAACGAGGCCTGGTAAGGACCTTGTAAGGCCTGGTAAGGACTCTTGTCCATAGGAAAGCCAGCAACAGGAAACGAGCTATAAAGCAGCTTCACTGTTTgccccaccaccacctgcccccaTATACACAAAACTGCTGTGATTTTCGTGTCAATAAGCTCCTTCGaattaaaataatagcaatacTAGTAGTATGATTTAATGGGAACACTTAACTGTCTCTTAATGCTTCCTATCCTTTAAAACAATTTCCAAGGTATTTTGAATGATGGCAATTATTAATGTACaatggttaatttttttgttctacattTTTATTGTGGTGTAATTAAAGATAAAATGCGCAGATATTAAAGGTCTAGTTCAACGAATTCTGACAACTGTATGTACCCACATAAACCCAACCCCCAACTCTACCTCTACAGATGAGTATCACCAGTTTGCagacttcatataaatggaatcattcgtTATTAGTACTTTTAAGTGACTCACTCTTTTTGCTTAATATGATGATTTTGAGATTTACCTAAATGACTGTCTTgtaacttgtttttttgtttttttttgcggtacgtgggcctctcactgtcatggcctctcccgttgcggagcacaggctcagcggccatggctcacgggcccagccgctccgcagcatgtgggatcctcccggaccagggcacgaacccgcgtcccctgcatcggcaggcggactcccaaccactgcgccaccagggaagcccagtaacttgttatttttaattgctgaatTATTACTCAATTGAAGGAATATACTGTaatatgtttatccattctctcaCTGATGTACAGTTAGGTCTAGTTTGGagatactaagaaaaaaattgctaTGAAAAATTCTGTACGGATGgccatattattttcatttcccttgactaaatgcctaggaataaaatCGTTGAATCCTAGGATATACGTGTTTAACTTCATTAGAAACTGCCAAATAATTCTACAGAATTGTTGTACCTTATTACATTCTTACTGGCAAATATTCCAGCTGCTCCATACTGTCATCAGCATTTAAAGTTGTCAGTCTTTCTAGTGGGTACAAGTGATAtcttactgtagttttaatttgcatttccctggtgattaatgATATTAAGGGCCTTTTTTCATGTGATTactggccattcatatatcttcttttgtcaAGTATCTGCTCAAGgcctttgcctatttttcaattgggttgttcatCTAATTTTTGTTGATAGAGGTTCTTTACATATACTAGATACAAGCCCTTTGTTGGATATACATGCTGTATTTTTTCCCAATTAGTGGcttgtatatttatttccttaatggtatcttttgataGCAGAAATTTTTGATTAGGCTAAATCAAATTTATCAAGTTTTTTTTACATCAGTGCTTTTGTGTGCCTTAGGATTATGAAGATACTCTCTTGTACTTTCTTTTAGAAGCTTTaagagtttgggttttatttttaggtCTATTATCCATGCAGTGattaatttaaaatcatattaaatgAGAATGTCTTAATCCGTGAGGGATTTGTGGGGAAAGGAACTCCTCCTAGTATCttccttttgaaagaaaaactctCTCTGACTTCCTGATTTGGAAAATGAAAGGGCCACAACCTTTTACTGTTTAAAGAGttaattctgggcttccctggtggcgcagtggttgggagtctgcctgccgatgcaggggacacgggttcgtgccccggtccgggaagatcccacatgccgcggagcgactaggcctgtgagccatggccgctgagcctgcacgtccggagcctgtgctccgcaacgggagaggccacaacagtgagaggcccgtgtactgcaaaaaaaaaaaaaaaaaaaaaaaaaaaagagttaattccATGCCATTCCATATTGTAACATTCCCGTATGCTcgaattttccattaaaaagctGAAGGCAGAACACTGTACTTTTTTTGCAACTACAAACAAGCTCCGTATCTATCTTGTCCAACACTTTAAGCCCTGTGCATTGTTGGTGCTTAAAAAGTCtttgatcgggcttccctggtggcgcagtggttgagagtccgcctgccgatgcaggggacgcgggttcgtgccccggcccgggaaaatcccacatgccgcgcacggagcggctgggcccatgagccatggccgctgagcctgcgcgtccggagcctgtgctccacaacgggagaggccacagcagtgagaggcctgcgtaccgcaaaaaaaaaaaaaaaaaaaagtctttgatcaatagatagataaatgggACCCTAAACTGTAACATagcttaggaaaaaataatttttttaaacatgaaaaggaAGATGAGACTAAAAGTGTGTATGGGGAAAAGGGGGGCAGAATGACAGCAAATGTGAAAATACCAAAGACAGAAATTAGACATGATGTGTTAATTGTTCTTCATGCTGTTATAAAATGCACTGTTTCTTTGAGACCATGATAGGTGCAAAGTCAAAACATGTTTACtgacaaaagttaaatataactttaaaaagaaacttggAGTATACTCACTTGGAAAGAGTTGAGTCTACATTTTCAGTCTTCATCATCAGGAAGGATACCTAATTCTTCATCCGTCCACTGGGAAGGATCTGGATATGGAAAGTGGCCCTAATGACaaccaattaaaaacaaagttcatGAATCTATACTTCACGCAACTAAAAGAATCTACACTCCATACAACtggttacattttaaaagaaatgttgaaaaaaaatgtgattaaaaaataaaatccttgggcttccctggtggagcactggttgagagtccgcctgccaatgcaggggacaggggttcgtgccccggtccaggaagatcccatatgccgcggagcggctaggcccgtgagccatggccactaagcctgcgcgtccggagcctgtgctccgcagcgggagaggccactacagtgagaggcccacataccacaaaaaaaaaaaaaaaaaaaatcctcgaCATACCACAGGAACAAATTCTCCTTCAACTATCTGATGGTCCAGCTATTCTTCAATCTGTTCAAAATGAGCTATGGCCTGAATTTTAAAAGCCTCGCCATTTTGGAGCTACTGGCCTAAGCCAGCATTTGAGTATGTGTTTGTGATGGAGCGTGGGCGGTACGGAGACAACAGATTGCAAAGATACCGCATGTCACAACAATCTCTTGAATCCCTGACAAAACATAAGGTCTCAAACTGTCCTGTCATTCCTGCTGGGAGATTTGGAAGCATTCCTTGTGTGTCCTGATCTAGGGCATATTCGGCTGCATCATTATCTCATGCCAGACAGCCACACAACAATCCTGACAGCTGACCTACAGTGAGATAAAGGTGTCTATGTGCTGCCACAGACACCATGCAGCTCCCTACTGGGTGACAAGGGCACAGAGAAATTGTAAGAGAAGTGGGATATTAATCAACCTGATGCTTCTAGAActcactgtataaatttaagatttttccctatcctaaaaaaaaccccaaatttactAAAATTCAAAGTATTCTGGATCAATAAGCATGGATTTCAACGGCTTCAAGGTGTAATTTCCTAGAGAATAGCATCTGTGCAAATGTGATTAAAAGCTCCTTTTGAGGCCAATGACATGTTAGAAAGTCACCAGTAACTAACTTCCCTCCTGAGGGAAATTAGCCCACATCCATCCCACCTCAACCTTGGCTGCCTTGGGCCTCTGGACAGACTAAATAACATTTATCATTTAAAGGCACTTAACTGTGAAACTTAACCTTCTGATGAACCCCCCACCCTAGCTTGGAAAGTAAGAGAATTAGCTTCTATATTCTCCCTTCCAAATATGGCCACCAAACAGAAACTGTAAGACATGGGCCACCTACATGTAGTATACATCCTTGAGTGGAAAAGGTCAGAGACAAtatgtttcataaaataaaaggattcctGCATATACATAAGGACAATGTGGTGAAGAGATACATCCAGGTTGAAAAACAGTCtacaaacagacaaaagaaacaaGGTAAGCTATTAAGAGATCTTCCCTCCCCATACCCAAAGAAGGACAAGAATTCTTCTCCTGCACTTACCAGCACGGCATCTGAGTCATGCCAAAAGCGCCAGAGAATCCAGAACCACATGGTTGCACTGAAGAACTCTGCCTTGATCACCTGGGATCTGGTCAGCTGGGGAAACTGCCTGTACTGGGGCTTGATATGCACACCTCCACCAGCACTATGTGACAAAACGAAAATGTTAAGCAGCTTGCTATATCTTCAAAGTATGAACTCATCCAAAACTTTGAGTTACAGCCAGAAACTGAACCTTTCTCATCTCCTCCACGAGATACAGAATGGCAGTGCTCCACAGTCCCTCGAAATACTCCTTTTTCAGAAGTTGCTTTAAACTTGTACAGCAGCAAAAACTGGCCTGAATTGACAAGAGGCTAATTATGATTTTCATTTAGTGAATATTCATGTAGTTTACACCAGAAATATGAATGTGCTGACTATGGGGTACTGGCCCCAAGGGTTTTGATTAAGGAATCATAAACCTGTAGTAGTAAGTCACTAGCTTAtccagaaaaacaaatcaaatttattttgtctGGTTAGCCATCTATTTCAAAGGCAAATTATGTCTCTGCTCTATTACAATCTTTATTAAAAGACCACTTTATGGAAAAGAGGACTCAGCAGACCCTTTTTAATAAGCCAAAAGCACTGAGCAAAGCAAAGAGTCTTAAACAGTAAGTTTGAACAAGCCTTTCtggtttttgtgttttcatttactgTTGACAAGGTGAGGAATATGATCCATATGAGCTATCCTCATGTTATTCAGCTGGACTGTAATTATCACAGGTTGAATCTAATTCAAATAATAGAATTTGTACTT
Encoded proteins:
- the NDUFB2 gene encoding NADH dehydrogenase [ubiquinone] 1 beta subcomplex subunit 2, mitochondrial, which produces MSALTRLAPLARVGGHFFRGLRARAAGGAGVRHAGGGVHIKPQYRQFPQLTRSQVIKAEFFSATMWFWILWRFWHDSDAVLGHFPYPDPSQWTDEELGILPDDED